One part of the Palaemon carinicauda isolate YSFRI2023 unplaced genomic scaffold, ASM3689809v2 scaffold38, whole genome shotgun sequence genome encodes these proteins:
- the LOC137636756 gene encoding zinc finger protein 813-like has translation MMNSEPPFEFSVKSEIEDLYPPTVDPENNDTSGSVALFNDGALFLDPKMEVKVEPEIFDSRESNLNNSYEYDASVSENSSVNWKGDVDEESKDIYLRTVKEEDKGKEKGRLSCVISGRELLQKDGLNEEVNQINEKQIKKRIFGNVNYNALARKRFPCTECGKSFSNRFNLTVHLRIHTGESPYKCNICSKTFTTKHNLTEHLRIHRGEKPYKCNGCSKTFSRQSHFTTHLKLHTGEKPYKCNVCSKTFTRESYLTRHLRLHMGEKPYKCNVCSKTFTRESYLTIHLRIHTGEKPYKCNVCSKTFTKKHNLTEHLRIHRGEKPYKCNVCSKTFTTKHNLTEHLRIHRGEKPYKCNVCSKTFNRQPHLTRHLRLHTGEKPYKCNICSKTFTRQSNLTIHLRIHTGEKPYNCDVCSKTFITKHNLTKHSRIHT, from the coding sequence atgatgaattctgaaccaccttttgaattttcagtgaaaagtgaaattgaagatctataTCCACCTACAGTtgatccagaaaataatgatacgtctggcagtgttgctctctttaatgatggcgctcttttcttggaccCAAAAATGGAAGTCAAGGTAGAGCCGGAAATATTTGATTCTAGGGAAAGCAACTTGAATAATTCCTACGAGTACGATGCTTCAGTGAGTGAAAACAGTTCAGTAAATTGGAAAGGGGATGTTGATGAGGAAAGTAAAGACATTTACTTGAGGACAGTTAAggaagaggataaaggaaaagaaaagggaagactttcatgtgtaatcagtggaagagaattattacagaaagatggtTTGAAtgaagaggtgaatcaaataaatgagaagcagataaaaaaaaggatctttggtaatgttaactacaatgctctagctagaaagcgatTCCCATGCACTGAATGTGGGAAATCGTTTTCTAATAGATTTAATCTTACagtgcatttaagaattcacacgggagagagccCATACAAATGTAATATCTGTAGTAAAACATTTACTACAAAACATaatctcactgaacatttaagaattcacagaggagagaagccatacaaatgtaatggctgtagcaaaacatttagtaGACAATCACATTTCACTACACATTTAAAACTTCACAccggagagaagccatacaaatgcaatgtctgtagcaaaacatttactagagAATCATATCTCACTAGACATTTAAGACTTCacatgggagagaagccatacaaatgtaatgtctgtagcaaaacatttactagagAATCATATCTCactatacatttaagaattcacacgggagaaaagccatacaaatgtaatgtctgtagcaaaacatttactaaaaaacataatctcactgaacatttaagaattcacagaggagaaaagccatacaaatgtaatgtttgtagcaaaacatttactacaaaacataatctcactgaacatttaagaattcacagaggagaaaagccatacaaatgtaatgtctgtagcaaaacatttaatagacAACCACATCTCACTAGACATTTAAgacttcacacgggagagaagccatacaaatgtaatatcTGTAGTAAAACATTTACTAGACAATCAAATCTCactatacatttaagaattcacacgggagagaagccatacaattgcgatgtctgtagcaaaacatttattacaaaacataatctcactaaacattcaagaattcacacatGA